A region of the bacterium genome:
CCGACATTGCCGAGCGACGCAGCATCGGCGCACTCGCCGAACGTCACGGCGGTAACGGCGGCGTTCAATCCCTGCGCAAGCTTCTTCGCGCCCGTCACCGCTTCGCGCGCGGTGGGCTTCAGCTTGCCGTTCTTGGAATCACAGAAAACGAGAATAGTAGACATGAGAGAAATAGGAAAGTAAGAAAATTGAAGTTAGAAATAGTCAAAAAAAGATGTCGCCTCAACCCGACTGATCCAAGGAAGCTTGCATCTCCGCACGCACCATCAGCTTCACCATGTCGGGAAACGGCATGCGTGCCTCCCAGTCGAGCAGCCGTTTGGCTTTCGCGGGATTGCCGACCAACTGATGTTCTTCTCGCGGTCGGATGAACTCGGGGTTCACTTTCACGAACTGGCGGTAATCCAAATCCAGTTCACCGAACGCCAGTTCGCAGAAGTCGCGCACCGAGTGGGTCTGTCCTGTGGCAATCACGAAATCTTCAGGCGACTTCGTCTGTAGCATCCGCCACATCGCGTCAACATATTCCGGCGCGTAACCCCAGTCACGCCGCGCTTCAAGGTCGCCGAGTTCCAGCGAGTCGGTAAGACCGAGGCTGATGTCCACAGCACCGCAAACGATTTTACGCGTGACGAACTGCAGACTGCGGCGCGGAGATTCATGATTAAAGAGAATACCCGACACGGCGAACAATCCGTATTGCTCGCGGGCCTGCACGGTCAACGCATGACCGAGAGCTTTGGCTTCTCCGTAAGGATTGCGCGGATGCAGAGGCGTTGTTTCCGACTGAGGAGACTCCGTCGCGCTGCCGAAAATTTCCGCGGATGCTGCGTGAAAGAGCTTGATTGCAGGATTCACTCCACGAATCGCGTCAATCAAATTCGTGACCGAGCGTTCAGCAAATTCCAGCACACCTTGCGGGTCCTGAAACGACTTAGGCACGAAGGTCGGGGCCGCCAAGTGATAAATCTCATCAGGCGCCGTCTCGCGCACGACTTGCTCCACGGCCTCCGTGTCGAGCAAATCTGTATCAAGAAGCGTAAGCCGCGAGCGTATCTGCTCGATATTCGCATGGTGCGCGGAGCTTTCGCGCACCATGCCCCATACGTGATAGTCCTTCGCAAGCAGCAGTTCAGCTAAATAGCTTCCGTCCTGTCCGGAAATTCCGGTGATCAGCGCGCGCTTCAACAGCCCTTGCTCAAAATCAGACCACCGCAGTGCCTTTTTCGCGCTGTTCGGATTTCGACCCCGAACCTAACGCCACTCTGACCAGCACGATAGCCATGTCGTCACCGACGGGCATCGTGTCGGACGTGACGCGCTGAAACAGCAATTGCGCAATATCCGGCAGCGGGCGGTCGCGGTTTTCGGAAAGGAAATACTGCAGACGGTCGTAGCCGAACATGTCTTCGAAACCGATTTCCGCTTCGGGAATGCCGTCCGTGTAAAACGCGAGCAGGTCGCCGGGTTCAAGACTGTACTCCATCTGAATGAAGGGGAACATCTCCATGACGCCGAGCATGATGCCGCCCGCATCGAGTTCGATGACGGTGCCGTGCTTGCGAATCAGATAGCCCGGATTGTGTCCCGCGTTGCAGATGGTGAGCATGGAACGGTCGGCGGAGATTTCGGCCATCATCAGCGTCACGAATCTATCCGGCGACGTGCGGCGCACCATTTCGTTGTTCAGGAGCGCGACGATTTCATTGATGGGTCTGCGGTGGCTGGCAATCGCGTGCAGCGTGGCCTGTAGATTCGACATCAGCAGAGCGGCTGGCAAGCCGTGACCGGCGACGTCAGCGACGCAGATCAGCACGCGGCCGTCTTCAAGCGGGAAGAAGTCGTAGTAATCGCCGCCGACGGATTGCATACTCTGATGCAAGCCGAGCACCTGCAGTCCGCGAACTTCCATCGGACCTTTGGGCAGTAGTTTCTGCTGGACCTGCCGCGCGCTTTCCAGCTCCTGCGCGTATTCTTCGGCCTGCTTGCGGCGGCGCTTATCGCGCTGTCTCAATTCCCAGATCGCGAAGCCGCCCAGGATAGCGCTGATGAGTGCGATGCCGATCGCCCAACGTGCGGCCTTCGGCCACTTCTTGAAGGAACTCAGAGCGGTGCGTTCTATCGGTCGCGCAATGCGATAGGCAAGATAGACGGTTTCCTGCGACGGATTGTAGAAGTAGAGTCCAAGCAGGCGATGGCTTGCGTCCCGCACGGGTCTGCCTTGAAAAGTCGCCTGCGGTGGACGCAGCGTCTGTGCAGGCGGGAGCGGAATCGTGTTTGGATAATTTCGGCTGGTCGGCGTGAAGGTGCGCACGCTCTTGGAGAGCGGCAAATCGGTCCTTGCCCAGAAGCGGTCGTTGGGCGCCTGCGGGAAGACGTACACGGCTTCATCGTACTGCCAGGCATACAATGTTCCTTCGACATTCTTTCCCGATGCGCTTTCGACAAACCACGAGATGGCTTTGGTCGGAGCCTTTGCTTCGGGTAGTCCGGCAAGCGGTGTGGTCGTCGTCACATGCATCTTCGGCGCGGAGAATGCCAGCGAAAGCTCAAGGAACGATGTATCATACTGCGCGGCATTGGCCAAGTTGCTGCGGCGCCAGAGATAGAGCGAATCGCGTTGTTCATACACTTGCCGCAGAATTGCCACGATAGACGTGTCCACACCGCTGACGCGCAACGCCTGCGCGGCATACTTGGCTTTCGGCGGCAGAACCTCTTGCGAGAGTTCTTGAGAACGCGCAACGGAATAGGGCGGCACGGCGACACATTGCCACGGTGAGTGTTCAATCTGCGTGGAGATGCGCGCTTCGCGCGGCAGCCACGCGGGCGGCGCGCTGCCCGGAGCGCGATGAAAGACGATTTCTCCTGCTTCTGGAATATCACACTCAAGTCTCAGCGTGAAGCTGCCGCCGCGTTTAGCCATATCGCGCAGCGAAATCGTGCCGGCGTCACCAAGCCAGCGCTTGACAGTGACCTGTCCGGGAAGTGAATCACCCGCCGGAGTGGTCGCCCAAAAGCGCACGAGGTCTGTCGGCAGTTCGAGATCAACGATAGTCTGAAAGCGCGTGGTGTCGGGCAGCTTGAATTCATAATCCACAACGAAGCGATCACCCGCCGCAAGCGGTACCACGTTGCGCTCGACGGACTTCACGGGAAACGGTGTGCGCCCGCTCTTGCCGAACTTCGGCCACGCGGCCAACAGCACAGGTCGTGAGCGCTGTCCGGTCTTGCGCACGGTGATGCGATATTGCGCGTCGCTCTCGATCTTCAGATTTTCCTGCAGGTCGGTGCGCTCGGCTTCGATGGTGCGCGACCAGACCTCGCCCGCCAAATTGGAGCTGATGCTCACGCGCGTTTCCCCGTCGCCCTGTTGACCTGATTCAGCCAGCAGCGACCATTGCAGAACGTCGCCTTTAAGCAGCGACATCTCGATGCTGACCGAATCGTCCGGCATCAGCAATTGGCTGTGCATTCCGGAAAGCGGCGTCTGTGCAAACGCTGATATACAGCAGCAGAGAAACAGCAGGAGGGGCATCATGTGACTTCGGATTAGGCTTCGCTCTCGTCTGTGAGTTTACGTGTATACCACGAACGTTCTTCACCCTCGAACTTCACGGGTTTATAGTTATCGAGAATCTGCGCGTGCGATACATCGGTGAACTCGGTGTCCACCACTTCGAACGGTCCTTCGCCCGTGCACTCGATGGCGTGCGGCGTCGTATCGCTGATGGTGCTGTGCAGCACGCGCACTTCGTCACAGCCTTCGGCGATGACCCCGCTGCCTCCGCAGCGCTCAATCAGCGAATTGTCCACGAGCACGTTGATGCCGTGCTTTGCCAGCAGTCCCCCGCGTTCGGCTTCGCCGAGCGAACTGTTCGCAACAGTCACTCTCGTGCCGGAGTCGGCCGCGATGGAATACTTCCCGCCTTCGATGGAACAGAACCGGACATCCATACTGCCGGACTTCACGTGAATCACCGGCTGCGTGCGGACTTTCCCGACCAGCGTCATGTTCTTGATGACCAGCGTCTGCGCGGTCGAAACGACGACCGAATCGCGCTCGGTCGTGAGCTTGACGTCGTCATGCGCTCCAAAGCCGACCAGTTCGAGGTCTTTGTCTATCAGAAGCGACTCGCTGTATATGCCCGGGTGAACTTGAATCAAATCACCGGGTGCGGCGGCGGCTATGGCGGATGAAATGGTGCCGTGCGAGCCGGCACCGGCGGAACCTACATAGTGCACAGTGCGAGTGTCGGACATTGGCGAATCCTAAGTTAGAAAATTGGTAGCAGAAAGAGTGGATTATTCATCCCAGTTCACGAGGCCTGTGGCAATGTCATAGTACGCACGGACGATAGACAGTGAGCCGTGTTCGAGCGCTTCGTGTATCGCCGGAGACTGCTGCGGAAGTTGGGTGACGAGGTTGCGGGTGTTTTGTTTGGAGACTTCCGCCGCGAGTTCCGCGCCGGCGTAACCCTGTTTGCGCTTCTCGATGACCAGCGTGCCGAGTCGCGCAATCACAGCCGAGACGGCGCCGCGCAAGGGCAAATCGGAGACTGCCGCTTCGATGGCTCCGCAGTGCGAATGCGCCATGACGACCACAAGTTTGACCCCGAGCGCTTCGACGGCGAATTCGACGGAACCGACCACTTCGGGAGTGAGAATCGTTCCCGCGACCCGCACGACAAACAAATCACCCTGCGTTTGGTCAAACAATATCTCCGGCGAAACGCGCGAGTCCGAGCAGGTGATGATACAGGCGAACGGTGCCTGCTGTTGGGCGAGCTTCGCACGCAAACTCGCATCGGCCCGCCACGGTGCGGGAGTGCCGTTGACATAGCGGAGATTGCCGTCACGCAACGCCGCGAGAGCCGCAGAAGGAGAACTCAACATCGCTCGGGCGAGTTTTGTTACAGCACCTTGGCTTCTTCGCGAAGCTTCTGAATCAGAACGGGAACAGCTTCAACGCCGGTGCCGAGCATCTGACCGGGCTGACGTTCCGGCTTGGGCAGCACTTCCATGGCTTCCACCTGCACAGGACCGCTGTCGGCAGCGACTTCGTCAATCGGTTTCTTCTTGGCGGCCATAATGCCTTTGAGCGATGCGTAGCGCGGCTCGTTCAAGCCCTTCTGTGTTCCGATGACGCAGGGCATGGGTGTTTCAACGATGAGCAGCCCGCCTTCGATTTCGCGCTCGCAGACGAGCTTGCCGTCTTTCTGTTCGAGCTTGACGACCACACTGACAGACGGCAGGTCGAGCAATTCGGCGACCATCATTCCGACCGCGTGGTTGTCGTGGTCAATGGCGGATTTTCCGCAGAGGATTAAGTCATACGACAGCCCTTTGACAGCGGCAGCTAACGCTCGCGCGGTCGCCAGCGCGTCGAATCCGGTCTGGCCTTTGACATGCACACCGCGATCAACACCCATCGCGAGCGCGTTGCGCAGCACCTTGGGTACTTCGTCACCACCCACGCTGACGGCCACAACTTCGCCTGAGCCTGCGGCATCGCGCAGTTTCAGAGCTTCTTCCACAGCAAATTCATCAAACGGATTGAGCACCCACGTCACGCCGTCGAGGTTGACATTTTTCCCGTCGGTGGTGGGGCGGATGGTGGCCTCGCTGTCCGCGACGGCCTTAAGCAAGAGGACAATATTCACAGTCGGTCAACAAATACAGTAAAATGAAAGGTTTTGAATTCTTCTACAACTTAATATGTTAGCGATTTTTGCTCAGAGTTTCAAGCATTTTCAACACTTCGCATCCAAATCCAGTCCGCCCGCGTGGCCACGATGGCCAACGTGCCGACAATCACGAGGATCACAAACAGTCCGGCTGAGATTCCAAATCCGGTCCAGATCAGGGCCAACCCCAGATAGCCGCCCAGCACGAGTGCGTGAAACAGCAGAACTCCAAGTATTCCCACCCGCAGCATCAGCCACCCCGCCATCAGCGACCAGACCACCCACTGCGCGGCGCCCAGCGAGAGCCAATTGTGTGTGTCGAAGCCGACAAAGTAGGAAGCCGTGACGGCCATCAACACCAGAGCGGTGAAGGTGCCGCGCACCCAGAAAATCAGCAGGGGAAAGAGCCACAATCTGAAAATCAGCTCTTCCCAGAGCACCAGCTTCGCGACGAGCACCGGCGCGGCGGCAATCGGTGCAGGAGTTCCGAGAATCTCGGCCATCAGCGGCAACGCCTGTCCCGCAATACCGCCCGGTTCTTCGAGATTGCCGAGCGTTGCCTCGGCAGCGAGAAAGAGCGCGGCGGCGGGCAAGGCCCAGCGTGCGGATTGAATCCATGCTCCGGTCCAGCCGCGATGTGAAGGGGCGATGCGCGTAAGGGTGGTGATGTTCGGCAGGAGGTCGCGCGAAATGGATTCGCCGGATGCAACAATCAAGGTGATGAGAATGCCGCTTTGCAGCGCATCCACTGCGGCGGCGAGCACCACGCGTTTAACGAAATCCTCGGCACCGCTTCCTCCGGGCACCAGCAGCGCGGCCTGCGAAATGGTTAGCGCGCGCGCCGCCAGCACAATCAGCATGGCGATGACTCCCCACCACATGCCGCGTCGCCACGAAATCGGATGTCGGTGATGCAGAATAATCTGAAACACGCCGAAGACTATCAGCGCAAAGCCCAACAGTCTCAGACGTGCGCCGGGCGGACGTGCATCGAGCGGCACCACTTCCGGTGACGGTCGGGCCTCAAACTCTGTAATAGTGCGTCCTGCGAGCTTGACGCGCAGCAGGTTGCCGTGCGGTGAACCGTCCAACAATCGAAACGTGTAGTGCCAATCATGACGGAGCGGCAACTTCGCAAGCGAGTCTTTGAGCAGCTCCACGCGATCTGAACCGATACCCAATCCGGTGGCCAACTGTTCGTAGACAAGCAGCAGTGCGTCGCTCTTGGTCAGCTCGAAACCCGGATCAAGATCGTCGAGGTCGTGCTTGACCTTGTAGATGTTTCCCGCGGGCGAAACGTGAATCGTCCAGCTGT
Encoded here:
- a CDS encoding GDP-mannose 4,6-dehydratase translates to MLKRALITGISGQDGSYLAELLLAKDYHVWGMVRESSAHHANIEQIRSRLTLLDTDLLDTEAVEQVVRETAPDEIYHLAAPTFVPKSFQDPQGVLEFAERSVTNLIDAIRGVNPAIKLFHAASAEIFGSATESPQSETTPLHPRNPYGEAKALGHALTVQAREQYGLFAVSGILFNHESPRRSLQFVTRKIVCGAVDISLGLTDSLELGDLEARRDWGYAPEYVDAMWRMLQTKSPEDFVIATGQTHSVRDFCELAFGELDLDYRQFVKVNPEFIRPREEHQLVGNPAKAKRLLDWEARMPFPDMVKLMVRAEMQASLDQSG
- a CDS encoding PP2C family protein-serine/threonine phosphatase, which gives rise to MMPLLLFLCCCISAFAQTPLSGMHSQLLMPDDSVSIEMSLLKGDVLQWSLLAESGQQGDGETRVSISSNLAGEVWSRTIEAERTDLQENLKIESDAQYRITVRKTGQRSRPVLLAAWPKFGKSGRTPFPVKSVERNVVPLAAGDRFVVDYEFKLPDTTRFQTIVDLELPTDLVRFWATTPAGDSLPGQVTVKRWLGDAGTISLRDMAKRGGSFTLRLECDIPEAGEIVFHRAPGSAPPAWLPREARISTQIEHSPWQCVAVPPYSVARSQELSQEVLPPKAKYAAQALRVSGVDTSIVAILRQVYEQRDSLYLWRRSNLANAAQYDTSFLELSLAFSAPKMHVTTTTPLAGLPEAKAPTKAISWFVESASGKNVEGTLYAWQYDEAVYVFPQAPNDRFWARTDLPLSKSVRTFTPTSRNYPNTIPLPPAQTLRPPQATFQGRPVRDASHRLLGLYFYNPSQETVYLAYRIARPIERTALSSFKKWPKAARWAIGIALISAILGGFAIWELRQRDKRRRKQAEEYAQELESARQVQQKLLPKGPMEVRGLQVLGLHQSMQSVGGDYYDFFPLEDGRVLICVADVAGHGLPAALLMSNLQATLHAIASHRRPINEIVALLNNEMVRRTSPDRFVTLMMAEISADRSMLTICNAGHNPGYLIRKHGTVIELDAGGIMLGVMEMFPFIQMEYSLEPGDLLAFYTDGIPEAEIGFEDMFGYDRLQYFLSENRDRPLPDIAQLLFQRVTSDTMPVGDDMAIVLVRVALGSGSKSEQREKGTAVV
- a CDS encoding right-handed parallel beta-helix repeat-containing protein, with the translated sequence MSDTRTVHYVGSAGAGSHGTISSAIAAAAPGDLIQVHPGIYSESLLIDKDLELVGFGAHDDVKLTTERDSVVVSTAQTLVIKNMTLVGKVRTQPVIHVKSGSMDVRFCSIEGGKYSIAADSGTRVTVANSSLGEAERGGLLAKHGINVLVDNSLIERCGGSGVIAEGCDEVRVLHSTISDTTPHAIECTGEGPFEVVDTEFTDVSHAQILDNYKPVKFEGEERSWYTRKLTDESEA
- a CDS encoding carbonic anhydrase, producing MLSSPSAALAALRDGNLRYVNGTPAPWRADASLRAKLAQQQAPFACIITCSDSRVSPEILFDQTQGDLFVVRVAGTILTPEVVGSVEFAVEALGVKLVVVMAHSHCGAIEAAVSDLPLRGAVSAVIARLGTLVIEKRKQGYAGAELAAEVSKQNTRNLVTQLPQQSPAIHEALEHGSLSIVRAYYDIATGLVNWDE
- a CDS encoding electron transfer flavoprotein subunit beta/FixA family protein; the encoded protein is MNIVLLLKAVADSEATIRPTTDGKNVNLDGVTWVLNPFDEFAVEEALKLRDAAGSGEVVAVSVGGDEVPKVLRNALAMGVDRGVHVKGQTGFDALATARALAAAVKGLSYDLILCGKSAIDHDNHAVGMMVAELLDLPSVSVVVKLEQKDGKLVCEREIEGGLLIVETPMPCVIGTQKGLNEPRYASLKGIMAAKKKPIDEVAADSGPVQVEAMEVLPKPERQPGQMLGTGVEAVPVLIQKLREEAKVL